One segment of Dromaius novaehollandiae isolate bDroNov1 chromosome Z, bDroNov1.hap1, whole genome shotgun sequence DNA contains the following:
- the LOC135323503 gene encoding alpha-methylacyl-CoA racemase-like isoform X1 — MALSGVRVLELAGLAPAPLCGMILADFGARVVRVDRAPRSAVAADVQGRGKRSLALDLKRPAGAATLRRLCRAADVLVEPFRHGVMEKLGLGPEVLLQENPRLIYARLTGFGQTGKYGKSAGHDINYLALSGVLSKLGRKDENPYAPVNLLADFAGGGVICAMGIIIALYERTKSGKGQIVDASMVEGAAYLSSFLWKSQNLGLWNRPRGENLLDSGAPFYETYKTSDGKYMAVGAIEPQFYEQLIKGLGLDSNKLPSQLSFSDWPKMKKMFASIFAQKTQTEWCSIFDGTDACVTPVLSVDDAASHQHNKQRGSFIKNDQEEISPRPAPLLSRTPAVPSFKRDPFIGEHTEEILLEYGFTKQEIAKLHSDKVIEFSKPKANL, encoded by the exons ATGGCGCTGAGCGGGGTGCGGGTGCTGGAGCTGGCGGGGCTGGCGCCGGCGCCGCTCTGCGGCATGATCCTGGCCGACTTCGGGGCGCGCGTGGTGCGCGTGGATcgcgcgccgcgctccgccgtgGCGGCCGACGTGCAGGGCCGCGGCAAGCGCTCGCTGGCGCTCGACCTCAAGCGGCCGGCGGGCGCGGCGACGCTGAGGCGGCTCTGCCGCGCGGCCGACGTGCTCGTGGAGCCCTTCCGCCACG gtGTCATGGAAAAACTCGGTCTTGGTCCAGAGGTTCTTTTGCAGGAGAATCCCAGACTCATCTATGCTAGACTCACTGGATTTGGCCAGACAGGAAAATATGGCAAGTCTGCAGGTCATGACATCAATTATTTGGCATTATCAG GTGTGCTGTCAAAGCTGGGTAGAAAAGATGAAAATCCTTATGCACCTGTAAACCTTTTGGCTGATTTTGCTGGTGGAGGTGTCATTTGTGCGATGGGCATTATTATAGCCCTATATGAACGTACCAAATCTGGCAAAGGGCAGATTGTTGATGCCAGTATG GTAGAAGGAGCAGCATACCTGAGTTCTTTTCTGTGGAAATCACAAAATTTAGGTCTTTGGAACAGACCCCGAGGTGAGAACTTACTAGATAGTGGTGCTCCTTTTTATGAAACCTACAAGACCTCCGATGGAAAATATATGGCTGTTGGTGCCATTGAGCCTCAGTTCTACGAACAGTTAATAAAGG gtctTGGGCTAGATTCAAATAAACTTCCTAGTCAGTTGAGTTTCTCTGACTGgcccaaaatgaagaaaatgtttgcatCCATATTTGCACAGAAGACACAAACTGAATGGTGCAGCATATTTGATGGCACTGATGCCTGTGTGACCCCCGTTTTATCTGTTGATGATGCTGCCTCGCATCAGCATAACAAACAAAGAGGTTCTTTTATCAAAAACGATCAGGAAGAGATAAGTCCTAGACCTGCTCCTCTTCTTTCACGCACCCCTGCTGTTCCATCTTTTAAAAGAGATCCCTTTATAGGAGAACACACGGAAGAGATACTTCTAGAATACGGATTTACTAAGCAAGAGATTGCTAAACTTCATTCTGATAAAGTAATAGAATTCAGTAAACCAAAAGCTAATTTATAA
- the LOC135323503 gene encoding alpha-methylacyl-CoA racemase-like isoform X2 — protein sequence MSRESIPPPPTCASLRPPYGLQGVMEKLGLGPEVLLQENPRLIYARLTGFGQTGKYGKSAGHDINYLALSGVLSKLGRKDENPYAPVNLLADFAGGGVICAMGIIIALYERTKSGKGQIVDASMVEGAAYLSSFLWKSQNLGLWNRPRGENLLDSGAPFYETYKTSDGKYMAVGAIEPQFYEQLIKGLGLDSNKLPSQLSFSDWPKMKKMFASIFAQKTQTEWCSIFDGTDACVTPVLSVDDAASHQHNKQRGSFIKNDQEEISPRPAPLLSRTPAVPSFKRDPFIGEHTEEILLEYGFTKQEIAKLHSDKVIEFSKPKANL from the exons ATGTCAAGGGAGTCGATACCTCCTCCTCCGACCTGTGCCTCCCTGCGGCCCCCGTATGGATTACAGG gtGTCATGGAAAAACTCGGTCTTGGTCCAGAGGTTCTTTTGCAGGAGAATCCCAGACTCATCTATGCTAGACTCACTGGATTTGGCCAGACAGGAAAATATGGCAAGTCTGCAGGTCATGACATCAATTATTTGGCATTATCAG GTGTGCTGTCAAAGCTGGGTAGAAAAGATGAAAATCCTTATGCACCTGTAAACCTTTTGGCTGATTTTGCTGGTGGAGGTGTCATTTGTGCGATGGGCATTATTATAGCCCTATATGAACGTACCAAATCTGGCAAAGGGCAGATTGTTGATGCCAGTATG GTAGAAGGAGCAGCATACCTGAGTTCTTTTCTGTGGAAATCACAAAATTTAGGTCTTTGGAACAGACCCCGAGGTGAGAACTTACTAGATAGTGGTGCTCCTTTTTATGAAACCTACAAGACCTCCGATGGAAAATATATGGCTGTTGGTGCCATTGAGCCTCAGTTCTACGAACAGTTAATAAAGG gtctTGGGCTAGATTCAAATAAACTTCCTAGTCAGTTGAGTTTCTCTGACTGgcccaaaatgaagaaaatgtttgcatCCATATTTGCACAGAAGACACAAACTGAATGGTGCAGCATATTTGATGGCACTGATGCCTGTGTGACCCCCGTTTTATCTGTTGATGATGCTGCCTCGCATCAGCATAACAAACAAAGAGGTTCTTTTATCAAAAACGATCAGGAAGAGATAAGTCCTAGACCTGCTCCTCTTCTTTCACGCACCCCTGCTGTTCCATCTTTTAAAAGAGATCCCTTTATAGGAGAACACACGGAAGAGATACTTCTAGAATACGGATTTACTAAGCAAGAGATTGCTAAACTTCATTCTGATAAAGTAATAGAATTCAGTAAACCAAAAGCTAATTTATAA